The sequence below is a genomic window from Gammaproteobacteria bacterium.
CATCTTGGCACATCGCGATGCCGTCGGGAGGGGGCGACCACTCCATCGTACTTGTACATACCGTGCGGAGTACGCGAGCCGCGTATCTCGGCAAGAAGTCTACTAAGTTCAATCAGGACTGCACGATCTGCCGTTCTTGCCGTGAGGCCGTGATCAGATCTGTCGTGCCCAAGTAGCGGAAAAATCGGGTCAAACGGCGGACATTTGTCAGACCGTTGACGCTGGGTCGTCATCGGGGATCCTAGTGCGACGGCGTCAAGGGAGAGGTGCCCTCCACTCGCGAGGGCTGTCCGATACCAGACAGTCTTCGGCGTCGACGTCCGAGAATCGTCGAAGCCACCCGGAGGTCGACAGCCCGTTCGGCCAACGCCGTGACATCTTGGCGCACCGGTTGATCGGCCGGCACATTGGCAACTCGAACAGGGGGGCGGATCTAGGCGGCGTACCGCTAGGAGAACATCGACCAGCTCACGGGCCAACCCCTCGGCCAACTGGGGATGGGGCTTCTCGGTCTCCATCGTGGGGCTCATGTGCGCGGGCTTACCTCCGATGGCCGATTCTGCAGTGGGAATTATAGCGAATGGTGCCCAAACCGCTCACCCGTCCGAGCGGGCTTCGCGGGATTTCCGGCTCTTCATATAGTCCCATTCCTCGCGGTTCCGGGCCGGGTCGCGGAGGAAGGCTTTCGCCAGTTGCTCCGGCGTCGCGTCAATGCGCGGAAAGTGCTCGTTGCGGGTCGGTGAATCATCGCGCTTGTCGGTCATCAGAACGTCGTCTCCGGTTTGCGTGTGTAGGTGGAAGGTCTTTGCCGCCGAGGAGTATCATCGCGCCGTCTATGTCGCCAGCCCGCCAGCGCTTGGCGGCTTCAATGGAGCGGAGCCGTTGGCGACACGCTTCGGGGCTGTTGTCGTCACGCGAGTCGCGGGACTCGCCCGTCTTCGGATCGACGATCAGCACGTCCTCATGCCAGTTGCCCATCAGAACAGGGTTCCTTGCTCCGGCGGCTTGCCGGAATAGGGGTCTGCCATGATCGGCATGGGCGGGAGGCGTTCGTCGAAGTAGTCGGAGATTGGCCAAAGGTGTGTGCGCCGGTACGGATAGCCCGCGACCCGGATGCGGCCCGTGTTCGCGACCGCTTTCTTCGCGGCCTTCGTCTGAACGGGCTCCAGCGTCACGAAATAGCCGAGCGCGCCCTTGTCGCGCTCCGTCACGCCGATGAAGTCGCGGAGCGCCGACAGGCTGAACTTGCCGCCCTTCACCTGTGCGAGCGCGAGCCGCGACGGGTGATCGTCTGGCTTGTGCGCAAGCGTGGCGCGACCGTCAACGCCACCGTCCGCCACCTGCTTCGTGTTGGGCGCGAACCCCGGAAGCCGCGTAACGGCCCACGACTCGAAGTTGAACGGCTGTTCCCGCGCCAGCTTGATCGCGGACGCGAGATCGTACGGGATGCCCTTCACCGGGATCGTCTTGTCTTTCAGACGCTTCCCCCGGATCAGGTCGATGGCAAACGACGATATGTCGATACCGGCCCAGCGACGGCCCAGGCGGTTGGCGGCATCTATCGCCGTCCCGCAGCCGCAGAACGGGTCTAGGATAACGTCACCGGGGTTGCTGCTAGCCTGAATGATCCGTTTCAACAGGGCCACGGGTTTTTGCGTCGGATAGCCGAGATACTCACTTCCCCGAGCAATAGGGCCAATATCCGCGACCACGTCCTGAATCTGAACGCCGGGAGCTTCGCTGAGATAGCGTTTCTGGCGCGGCGTTTTCCCTTTCGGTGGCCAGTAAATCAACCCTGCGGCATCCAGTGCATCCAACTTCTGCTGTACGGACAGCGTGCTTGGGTCGTGGTCCTCCAGAACGTTTGCCAATGCTCCCGCAGGAACAGCCCAATGACGACCGGCTTGTGTCGGGTTCACATCCCGCCACGGTTGACCGGATGCCCCGTTTCGGGTTCCGGCCCCTGTCAGCGACACCAGTTGGTATCGTCCCTTCTTGTCTCGAAGGCGGTAGTACTTTGCGACATAGCTGGGATCATAAGCCTGATGAACTCGGTTCCACTGGTATGCATCGGATGCCGAGTAGAAAAGCAGGATATCATGAATTGGCCCCCAACGCCGAGCCCCGCCGTGAGAGTAGGTCCGCTTCCAGACGATTTCGTTGCGGAAGTTGCCCGGCCCGAAGATGGCGTCCATGACGAGTTTGAGCCCGTGGGACGCCGTCGGGTCGCAATGCAGGTAGATGCTCCCGGTTGGCTTCAGGAGCCGGTGGCATTCCTCCAGACGCTCCGCCATGTACGTCAGATAGGCGAGCATCCCGGACGGCCCCAGCATCCGGTGGAGCCCCATGATCGCGTTGTGGGCGCGTCGCCCGATGGCGGACTCGTAGCGGTCCAGCCGGTCGGCTGCGTCGCTGTCCCACGTCCACGTATCGGAGAACGCCCGGAACTGCGCGTCCCCGGCCCCGTTCGCGGAGTAGAGGACGTTGTAGTCCGTCTTCGAGTTGAACGGCGGATCGAGATAGATCAGGTCCACGCACCGATCATCCCAGCGGCGCATCCAGTCGAGGCAGTCCCCGTAGTACAGGGTGTTGGGCTGGAGTCCCATTCAGGCCACCAGATCGGCCTTGCGGAGCCGCCTGCCCTCCAGACCCCGCACGATGGCGCGCATCTGCGCGAGCGTGTCGAGGGGGCGGATGTTGTGGCGTCCCGCAAACTCGTTCACGTACCGCTGGAGATGCTTCTCCGACATGCGATGGTAGACGCCCGTGTAGCCCCGCTTGAGCATCGCCCAAAACGACTCCATCCCGTTGATGTGCGCCTGCCCCCGGACGAACTCGCCAACCGAGTGCTTCACCTTCTCCTGCTTCCTGCCCTTGTACGTGCTCGCGCCGTCCGTGTAGACCTTCGCATCGGGATCGGCGTGCTTCTCCACGAACTCCGTCACGGTCGCCTTGTCGGTGTTCTCGATCACGCGGGCCGCGACCTTGTTGCTGTCCCGGTCCTTCGCCCCGATCACGGGAACCTTGCCGCCTGTGCCGCCACCGACGTTCAGCTTCTTGGACTTGTGCTTGTTGCCCTCCAGACCACCGAAAAACGCCTCGTCAACCTCGACCGGACCGGCAAACAACCCGCCCTGGCGCGCCCACGCCTCGCGAAGACGGTGTGCCATGTGCCATGCCGAGCTTTGCGCGATCCCGAGATCGCGGTGCAGCTTCATGCTCGACACGCCCTTCAGCGAAGTCGTCATCAGGTAGATGGCGATGGCCCACTTCTGGAGCGGAATGTTGGAATCCTGCATCGCCGTCCCGATACGGACGCTGAACCGCTTCCGGCAGCCCCGGCACCGATACGGCATCGTCGGATGCTTCGCGCCGGTCTGGACGTTGGTGTCTCCGCAATGCGGGCAAGCGGGCTCGTCACCCCAACGGCAATCCGCGAGCCATGCTTCCGCCGTCGCATCGTCCGGGAACTTGCGGAACGCCTCGATCAGCGAGAGCCCCTTTCGGTAGCTCTTTCCGGGTCCCGTCTTGCTTGCCATGTCCTTGCCCCGTCGCGGGTTGCGTTCACTTCTCACACTAGAAGTATAATACCCACGGGCCGGAAATGCAATAGGTTTTGGGCACCATTCGCTATAATTCCCTCTGCAGTCATCGTCTGCGGAATCGCCCTACCGTGAACGTGATGCGCGGCAATCGTCTAGGTTTATCGAGACTGTACGATCTGCCATTCTTGCCGTTAGATCATGTCTGGATCCACCGTACCGACAGAGCAGCAATCTGCGCGCAGGCGTTCGATGTTCTTGATTGCACTGCAATCATGCGGTAGCTTCTTCGCACGTTCCGCACCCGAGGAGGCACGGCCAATGGCGAGTATCACGATCCGCAACCTAGACGACGACGTTAAGACGCGCCTTCGCGTACGCGCCGCCGAGCATCACCGATCGATGGAGGAAGAAGCTCGCCTCATCCTGCGCGACGCCGTGAGTGGCCATAGCTCTGGTCCCCGGAATCTCGCGACGTTCACGCGACAGTGCTTCGCGTCTCTAGGCGGGATTCAGCTTGAACTTCCCGCGCGCGGGCCGATGCGCGAGCCTCCAGATTTCTCCTGAGCGGCTTCATGTTCGTCATAGATACGAACGTCGCGTCCGAACTCATGCGCCCCGACCCGACGGCGGCCGTAGTGGCATGGATCGGTGAGCACGATGCGCAGGACATGTACCTCACGGCCGTGAACGAAGCGGAACTCCTCTACGGCGTCGCGATCATGCCGACCGGCAAGCGGCGGAACGCGCTGGAGGCCGCGATGACAAGCTGGCTGGATCTCGGCTTCAGAGGACGGATCCTTCCGTTCGACAGTGCCGCGGCTCGAGCCTACGCGGAGATCGCTGCCGAGCGTCGTCGCGCGGGCCGGCCAATCGGCGAGGCCGACTGCCAGATCGCCGCGATATCCCGCTCACGCGGCGCCACTCTGGTCACTCGCAATGTGCGAGACTTCGAGGGTATGGGCCTGAATGTGATCGATCCTTGGTCGGGGGTCGGTCCGAGTTGAACTACGGCCATGCTAAACACAGAGGTACTGCAAAGTGAGCGAACTCGCCGCACTGTTGGAGTCGATCGCACCGCTTCTCTGGCCGCTTCTCGCCCTCTTCGTTGTCCTTAGGTTCGCGAAAGACATTTCCGGACTGCTCAGCAGGATCAAGAAGGCCTCAATACTTGGCGGCGCATTCGAGCTACATCCCGACTCCCGGGAGCTGCAGGAAGTCGCCGATCTAGCCGTTGACGAGGCCGTGGCTCTTCCCCCTACTACTACTACATCTCACACCCGAGAATACCCGCGGACTGTGACGACACCGCGGCCAACCCCCGACGCAGTCGAGAGCGTACTCGAAACGGCCGCCGTATCGCCCACGGCTGGCCTGCTTCTACTAGCCAGGGAAATCGAAAAGGAGGGACGCGACCTCTTGGCGAGTGTTGGAGACTGGAAGCAAAGGGTACCCCCGTCATTCCTCCGCGTAATAGCCCGGCTTGACCAACACTACGGTCTACCGAAACATATCACAAGTGGCCTCAGCTTGTTCCACAGAACTAGAAACAGGCTCATCCATGGCGGACGTGCAGATGACCGGGAGATTCTAAGCGTTCTTGACTCTGGAGTATCTCTATACCGAGCGCTCAGATCGCTTCCGCGAGAGCGGCATTGGGTGCAGGAGGTCGAAGTACCAATCTATTCCGACGAGCAGTGCCTACATGAGATCCCTGGCGCCAAGGGGGTCATCATCAAGACGGAATCACCGGGCGACCAAACCGCCGAACGTCGCATCTTCCCGTCAACTAGGACTAATTTCAAGAAGGGAGCACGAGTGTCCTGGGAGTGGAATCTCGACAAGGCTTGGCCCGACGCATGGTATCGCCATCCAGATTCCGACGAGGTCAAGCGGGCGTGGGAGTCCTCCGGTGAATTCGTCGGACGTCACTTCGAAGATCCGTAAACGTGTGGGCCGCTGGGAGTTGGGCAACAACCGTGGTCGGCGAACGGTGCACGCTAACCCGATGATTGGGAAGTGTCGTGAGCATCGCCGAAACCTTGGGGGTCACATGGGCCTGTGCAAGAGACACGCGCCGGGACACCCCCCTCGTTCGAAGATATATGAGATCAGAGTTTTGCTGAGGGCGTGGCCGGGATCCCGTCCTATGGGGGGCGGGGACTCTTGTCGTCCACCTTGCGAGAGGAAATGAGACCATGATGAAGACCGAGTACCTCGGTCGAGAGGACTACGAGGACGAGCACGCCACCCATTGCCCCGAGTGCTTTGAATCCGCAGGAATGATGAGCGAGATCGAGGAGATCTCATTGCAAGACCCCGAAGGTTATTACGGCACGATATTGAAGTGCCCCCGCTGCGACTGGCAGGCTCTTGCTGACGAAGATCAGTCCCACCGGAGCCCTTCCCTTCCTGACCAACAATACGCTCATCAGGCTCTTCTCCAGAGCGATTACCTACCTGGTCGGTCACGGGACGAACTGCCGCCTTGCTTCTCAAGCAAACTCCTAACTCCACAGGTTGCTGATGTCCTGCTTCGCAAGACTCCAGTCCGTATCAGTGGCTCCATCTCCTATCGACTTACCCGGCATGCCAACAGCACTCGGCTCCTCATGATACCGCACCCAGAGCCTTACGCCCGTTTATGCAGCGCGATCACTGAGTC
It includes:
- a CDS encoding DNA methyltransferase, encoding MRRWDDRCVDLIYLDPPFNSKTDYNVLYSANGAGDAQFRAFSDTWTWDSDAADRLDRYESAIGRRAHNAIMGLHRMLGPSGMLAYLTYMAERLEECHRLLKPTGSIYLHCDPTASHGLKLVMDAIFGPGNFRNEIVWKRTYSHGGARRWGPIHDILLFYSASDAYQWNRVHQAYDPSYVAKYYRLRDKKGRYQLVSLTGAGTRNGASGQPWRDVNPTQAGRHWAVPAGALANVLEDHDPSTLSVQQKLDALDAAGLIYWPPKGKTPRQKRYLSEAPGVQIQDVVADIGPIARGSEYLGYPTQKPVALLKRIIQASSNPGDVILDPFCGCGTAIDAANRLGRRWAGIDISSFAIDLIRGKRLKDKTIPVKGIPYDLASAIKLAREQPFNFESWAVTRLPGFAPNTKQVADGGVDGRATLAHKPDDHPSRLALAQVKGGKFSLSALRDFIGVTERDKGALGYFVTLEPVQTKAAKKAVANTGRIRVAGYPYRRTHLWPISDYFDERLPPMPIMADPYSGKPPEQGTLF
- a CDS encoding IS1595 family transposase, producing the protein MASKTGPGKSYRKGLSLIEAFRKFPDDATAEAWLADCRWGDEPACPHCGDTNVQTGAKHPTMPYRCRGCRKRFSVRIGTAMQDSNIPLQKWAIAIYLMTTSLKGVSSMKLHRDLGIAQSSAWHMAHRLREAWARQGGLFAGPVEVDEAFFGGLEGNKHKSKKLNVGGGTGGKVPVIGAKDRDSNKVAARVIENTDKATVTEFVEKHADPDAKVYTDGASTYKGRKQEKVKHSVGEFVRGQAHINGMESFWAMLKRGYTGVYHRMSEKHLQRYVNEFAGRHNIRPLDTLAQMRAIVRGLEGRRLRKADLVA
- a CDS encoding plasmid stabilization protein encodes the protein MASITIRNLDDDVKTRLRVRAAEHHRSMEEEARLILRDAVSGHSSGPRNLATFTRQCFASLGGIQLELPARGPMREPPDFS
- a CDS encoding type II toxin-antitoxin system VapC family toxin, whose translation is MFVIDTNVASELMRPDPTAAVVAWIGEHDAQDMYLTAVNEAELLYGVAIMPTGKRRNALEAAMTSWLDLGFRGRILPFDSAAARAYAEIAAERRRAGRPIGEADCQIAAISRSRGATLVTRNVRDFEGMGLNVIDPWSGVGPS